The DNA region TTTTCCATTTTTTCCACccgttcgtcgtcgtcggggggGGCGTTCCAGGCCCGTTGATGGAGTGGCTGCGTGTGTGCGCCAATGCACGCCCCAATGCACGCGACACCCACGCGCGTCTCGCCGGGCCTGGGTCCTTTGCAAAGAAGTGGCAGGTGGCAAGGTGGGTGGAGGAacatggatggacggacggatggacggtcggtcgatggatggatggatcgaATGGGATGATGGGGACTGCAGGTTGGTTGGACACCtacaacagcagcagcaagcaaccCCTGGCCCGGGCATAGCATGGATGCTGCTGGATCGCTCTCCTCTGCCCCGAGTcagcgcgcggcgccggcctcatGAACCGAATCGACGACGGACGAACAGGGCGACAACACAGCCAACAAAGGTCTTGCCGACCGGGAGGGATGCTTCCCGCTGGCCCCCAGAATAACGCTGCCTCTGCAGCAAGACTGTTGTTGCTTCTCACGTCCCCGGCGCCTCGACGCTGCATGCTTGGTCATTGAGGTGTTTCGGACCCCCTGAAGAGGTGggtgagggtggtggtggtggtggtggtggtggtggtgatgccaATGCAGAAAACCCTAAGGTGCCTCCTAATCCTCGCCCCTTGTCCGTTAGcgcctgccgcggccgctaCTCCCACGCGACTTGGGGCACCCCGCCCACCCGAACCAACGGTGGCAGCGGTGCCTGTTGATCAGGCACAGCGCCTCCATGGGCAGTAAGGTAACAGTTTGAAAGCAAAAGCACATCACAGCACAGGGGCCCGCCGGGCAAGCAGGGACGTTCAGTACCTTACCTGGAGaacctcgtcgtcccccgcCGACAGCGTACCATCCCATGGAGCCATTTGAAGCAACCTGCCACAGCATCCATTTCGTGGCTGGCCACTGGCAGGTGTGGCCAGGatgccgggccgccgccgcctgtgaGCAGTTCGTGGaagccctcccctccccatccatccattctcTCCGCCCCCCTGCTCCCCCctgtcccctcccccctgtcTGCTGGGCCCCCTGTCGGGCTGTCATGCATTGGATGGGTGATGCCCGGACGGCTCcagcgggctggctggctggtccgtggtgatgctggtggcggtggctTCCATCCTCCATTTCGCTGCAAGCATCAGTGATCCAATGGCCCTGGCCTCAACCTCCAactccacctccacctcccaTCTCCACCACTATCCTGCCAatgctgcttgctgctcgctgttgctgctgatgctggtcccggtggtgttgctgccgctgccgctgccgctcctccccgctcctcttcctcccctaCCTTCGTTgcagtactactactagggTTCCTCACTCTCCCAGCGGGTGCGTTATCGAACCCTTTCCTCCTTTTCCAACCCCCTCAACCCCCAAACCGTCACGGCGCCCGTCACTCCTTTTACTCGCCCCTCCAAAGCGTCGTCCCCCCATTTTCGGCATCGAGGCGAAATTCCCGGCGACTTTCAGTCAACCTTGCCAAATACTTTCGTTTTTAACCGCCAGCCGGCTAGCCATCCCGCCCAACTATCTTCCTTGCCTGCGTCTTGTCCCCTCATCACTCATCCCGTATCCTCGAACCAGCCCCGACGCAGACACAATCACCGCTCCAATtcgaccgccgccgttgtGGCCACCCTTTTCAATACCAGTCTCAGGCCGTCGAAGAAAAAAAATTACGGAAGCAGTACCTCCATCGATTTACTATCGGTCCATCCCTTGTCGCCATCGGCCGCTCACTTGCTTCGCCGTCCAGCTTCGCCCACGACCACGCCGTCCACCGCGCACGACAAGAAGCTGCTactccgccgccatgggccAAAGCATCATCGACCGTATCCAGGCCAAGCTGGAGCTCTTCCGCCTTGAGCAGCGCTacacgcgccgccgtcatcgccgctcCACCTTCGTCTCCAACGCCATctacgtcgacggcgagtaCATCTACCAGACGCCCAACAGCACCGGCTCCTCGACCGACTCGAGCGCTACCCGCGTTGACGCCCTGCACGGCGAGAGGGCCAttgccgtctccgccgccaagcACACGGCCCAGAtggctgccaccaccacgactGTCACCACCGAGATCCCTACCGCCGAGCGCAAGCGACTAAACCGGTTCAGCTCCATTCCcagcttcggcggcgcctttggcggcggcaacaaggaCAGGCCAAAGGTTGTGGAGCGTCGCACCAGCATGATCAGATAGACGGACAGGTTGCACCCAGAGGATACAGAACGGCGAACAAAATCCACCCCCTCGCtgggcaacaacaacaactgCATCGCGACAACGGTCCGGCAGCCCCCGGCGAGCTAAGCCCGGGCCTACAAACTAAAACagatgtcgtcggcgtcatgaCTTTTCTCTTTCCCTTCTTTTTTTGCCCGACCGCGTACATAACGATTCGGAGTCCTTCTTTTACGAACATTGCCATTCGCTTTCCTTTTAATGCGGGGTTCAATTTTTACTTGGGGG from Purpureocillium takamizusanense chromosome 3, complete sequence includes:
- a CDS encoding uncharacterized protein (EggNog:ENOG503P8RP), which encodes MGQSIIDRIQAKLELFRLEQRYTRRRHRRSTFVSNAIYVDGEYIYQTPNSTGSSTDSSATRVDALHGERAIAVSAAKHTAQMAATTTTVTTEIPTAERKRLNRFSSIPSFGGAFGGGNKDRPKVVERRTSMIR